Proteins encoded together in one Streptomyces sp. NA04227 window:
- a CDS encoding GNAT family N-acetyltransferase → MEIKNFVVRRAVDSDAAAVAEVWLRSYTAALPSVHRAHTDDQVRSWFREVVVPHQETWVATVGGSVVGMMVLDDEDLDQLYLDPAWQGRGVGGRLVHLAKQQRPAGLALWTFRVNKSARRFYERHGFVAGECTDGHRNEEREPDIRYVWRAGKQER, encoded by the coding sequence GTGGAGATCAAGAACTTCGTCGTCCGCCGTGCGGTTGACTCCGATGCCGCCGCGGTGGCCGAGGTGTGGCTGCGTTCCTACACGGCGGCGCTTCCGAGCGTGCACCGAGCCCATACCGACGACCAGGTCCGGTCCTGGTTCCGGGAGGTGGTGGTGCCTCACCAGGAGACGTGGGTGGCGACGGTCGGCGGCTCGGTCGTCGGGATGATGGTGCTGGACGACGAAGACCTGGATCAGCTCTACCTCGATCCTGCCTGGCAGGGCCGGGGCGTCGGCGGCCGCCTCGTGCACCTGGCGAAGCAGCAGCGTCCGGCCGGGCTGGCGCTGTGGACGTTCCGGGTCAACAAGTCGGCACGTCGCTTCTACGAACGGCACGGCTTCGTCGCCGGTGAGTGCACCGACGGTCACCGTAACGAAGAGCGGGAACCGGATATCCGGTACGTGTGGCGCGCTGGGAAGCAGGAGCGCTGA
- a CDS encoding ABC transporter substrate-binding protein, whose amino-acid sequence MPRDTRVRGRSRALAAVLLALALLLTACTAESGDGKGPVRLRFQSLAWQQESVEVNRKLVDEWNAAHPDVQVEYVQGNWDGVHDQLLTSFEGGEAPDIIHDASDDLADFAYGGYLADLRGLLPDRLKKDIPRRTWGTTEFGDGVYGVPFLQEPRVLIADADRLRESGVRIPTPERPWSWREFGQVTERLSGKGRYGVAWPLKDPVSATLNLSMSAGGKLFHRGADGKVDIRFGAGDAVMPRTVRDQVNKDRSAARTTLGMSASETLPGLFGGKYAMVPLGFSFRQQVVQQAPKGFDWQVLPAPAGSEGLTQGVSPQTLSIAEDSPHKKEAMAFIDFLLRPANMVRLALGDWMLPTGTQALADPALHTTEHDWATGTALARHLSPAPAQTVRGYPEWKDKIATPALQEFYSGAIGLRELRGRLEEDGNLVLARYQR is encoded by the coding sequence ATGCCCCGCGACACCCGCGTACGGGGGAGGAGCCGCGCCCTCGCGGCCGTACTGCTGGCTCTCGCCCTCCTGTTGACGGCTTGCACCGCGGAGTCGGGCGACGGAAAGGGCCCCGTACGACTGCGCTTCCAGTCGCTGGCCTGGCAGCAGGAGTCGGTCGAGGTGAACCGGAAACTCGTCGACGAGTGGAACGCGGCCCACCCGGACGTACAGGTGGAGTACGTGCAGGGCAACTGGGACGGTGTCCACGACCAGTTGCTCACCTCGTTCGAGGGCGGCGAGGCGCCGGACATCATCCACGACGCCTCCGACGACCTCGCCGACTTCGCCTACGGCGGCTACCTCGCCGATCTGCGCGGCCTGCTGCCCGACCGGCTCAAGAAGGACATTCCGCGCCGCACTTGGGGCACGACCGAGTTCGGGGACGGCGTCTACGGTGTCCCCTTCCTCCAGGAACCCCGGGTCCTGATCGCCGACGCCGACCGGCTGCGTGAGTCCGGTGTACGGATCCCGACGCCCGAACGGCCTTGGAGCTGGCGGGAGTTCGGGCAGGTCACCGAGCGGCTCAGCGGCAAGGGCCGGTACGGTGTGGCCTGGCCGCTCAAGGACCCCGTCTCCGCCACCCTCAACCTCTCGATGTCCGCGGGCGGCAAGCTGTTCCACCGCGGCGCGGACGGCAAGGTGGACATCCGCTTCGGGGCCGGGGACGCGGTCATGCCGCGCACCGTCCGCGACCAGGTCAACAAGGACCGCAGCGCGGCCCGTACGACACTCGGTATGTCCGCGTCGGAGACACTGCCCGGGCTGTTCGGCGGCAAGTACGCCATGGTGCCGCTCGGGTTCTCCTTCCGGCAGCAGGTCGTCCAGCAGGCGCCGAAGGGATTCGACTGGCAGGTGCTGCCCGCACCGGCGGGCAGTGAGGGGCTCACCCAGGGCGTCAGCCCGCAGACGCTGTCGATCGCCGAGGACAGTCCGCACAAGAAGGAGGCGATGGCCTTCATCGACTTCCTGCTCCGGCCCGCCAACATGGTCCGACTTGCCCTCGGCGACTGGATGTTGCCGACCGGCACGCAGGCGCTCGCGGACCCCGCCCTGCACACCACCGAACACGACTGGGCCACCGGCACCGCACTGGCCCGGCACCTCAGCCCCGCCCCCGCGCAGACGGTGCGCGGCTATCCGGAGTGGAAGGACAAGATCGCCACCCCGGCCCTCCAGGAGTTCTACAGCGGCGCCATCGGCCTGCGCGAGTTGCGCGGGCGGCTGGAGGAGGACGGGAATCTGGTGCTCGCCCGGTACCAGCGCTGA
- a CDS encoding carbohydrate ABC transporter permease: MSPLLTGRKAGTGRKARTGRATHTSPATRTSPATRAAQYAALLGYLVFLAVPFLWLLSTAFKPARELGSLHPTWIPKDPTLENFRQAFDEQPLLDAAWNSFVTAASASVVAVLLATPLAYTIARRRTLLSRLSTAWVVISQAFPFVLLIIPLFLILKELRLIDSRPGLIMVYVVWALPFALWMLVGYVRAVPPELEEAAAVDGAGRLRTLVFVTAPLLAPGIAATALFAFVSAWNEFFFALVLLKSPEKQTLPVVLTHFLGAEGAADLGPLAAAALLATLPSLVLFAFLQRRITSGLLAGAVKS; the protein is encoded by the coding sequence ATGAGCCCGCTGCTCACCGGCCGGAAGGCAGGCACCGGGCGGAAGGCAAGGACCGGCCGGGCCACCCACACCTCCCCGGCCACCCGTACTTCCCCGGCCACTCGGGCCGCCCAGTACGCCGCCCTGCTCGGCTACCTTGTCTTTCTGGCCGTGCCCTTCCTCTGGCTCCTCTCCACCGCCTTCAAACCCGCGCGCGAACTCGGCAGCCTGCACCCGACCTGGATCCCGAAGGATCCGACGCTGGAGAACTTCCGGCAGGCCTTCGACGAACAGCCGCTGCTCGACGCCGCGTGGAACTCCTTCGTCACCGCCGCCTCGGCCTCCGTCGTCGCGGTGCTGCTCGCCACGCCGCTGGCCTATACGATCGCCCGCCGCCGCACCCTGCTCAGCCGGCTCAGCACCGCCTGGGTGGTGATCAGCCAGGCGTTCCCGTTCGTGCTCCTGATCATCCCGCTGTTCCTGATCCTCAAGGAACTGCGACTGATCGACTCCAGGCCCGGCCTGATCATGGTCTACGTGGTCTGGGCGCTCCCGTTCGCACTGTGGATGCTGGTCGGATACGTGCGCGCCGTGCCGCCCGAGCTGGAGGAGGCGGCCGCCGTGGACGGTGCCGGACGGCTGCGGACCCTGGTCTTCGTCACGGCGCCGCTGCTCGCGCCCGGCATCGCGGCGACCGCGCTGTTCGCCTTCGTCAGCGCCTGGAACGAGTTCTTCTTCGCCCTCGTCCTGCTCAAGTCACCGGAGAAACAGACCCTGCCCGTGGTGCTTACCCACTTCCTCGGCGCCGAGGGCGCCGCCGACCTCGGCCCGCTCGCGGCCGCGGCCCTGCTCGCCACCCTGCCCTCGCTCGTCCTCTTCGCCTTCCTCCAGCGCCGCATCACCTCGGGCCTGCTCGCCGGGGCGGTGAAGAGCTGA
- a CDS encoding phosphotransferase enzyme family protein, whose translation MGPAAEARLLALGENAVFAVGDLVVKVGRDPELLARAEREVRVARWLAEHEVPAVRAAEPAARLVDGHPVTVWHRLPPSVRPAQPRDLAALLRRVHALPEPEFGLPPRDLLSGVERWLRLAGTAVDPEDADYLRKRRDDFAAEAAQLVPRLPPGPVHGDALPRNVHVGPEGPVLVDLETFASDLREHDLVVMALSRDRYGLPAEEYDSFTETYGWEVREWEGCAVLRGARETASCAWVAQHAPTNPKALTEFRRRVASLREGDAGVRWYPF comes from the coding sequence ATCGGCCCCGCGGCCGAGGCACGGTTGCTCGCGCTCGGCGAGAACGCCGTCTTCGCGGTGGGTGATCTGGTGGTGAAGGTCGGCCGGGATCCCGAACTGCTCGCGCGCGCCGAGCGGGAGGTACGGGTCGCCCGCTGGCTGGCGGAGCACGAGGTGCCCGCGGTCCGGGCGGCCGAGCCCGCGGCGCGGCTGGTCGACGGTCACCCGGTGACGGTCTGGCACCGGCTGCCGCCGTCCGTACGCCCGGCGCAACCACGCGACCTCGCGGCCCTGCTGCGGCGCGTACACGCCCTGCCCGAGCCGGAGTTCGGCCTGCCGCCGCGCGATCTCCTCTCCGGAGTCGAGCGCTGGCTGCGGCTCGCGGGCACCGCTGTCGACCCCGAGGACGCGGACTATCTGCGCAAACGGCGGGACGACTTCGCCGCGGAGGCGGCCCAGTTGGTACCGAGGCTGCCACCGGGCCCGGTGCACGGCGACGCGCTGCCGCGCAACGTCCACGTAGGACCCGAGGGCCCGGTACTGGTCGACCTGGAGACCTTCGCAAGCGATCTGCGCGAACACGACCTGGTCGTCATGGCGTTGAGCCGCGACCGGTACGGACTGCCCGCCGAGGAGTACGACTCCTTCACCGAGACCTACGGCTGGGAGGTGCGCGAGTGGGAGGGCTGCGCGGTGTTGCGCGGCGCCCGCGAAACGGCGAGCTGCGCGTGGGTGGCCCAGCACGCGCCCACCAATCCGAAGGCGCTCACGGAGTTCCGGCGGCGGGTGGCGTCGTTGCGGGAGGGGGACGCGGGGGTGCGGTGGTATCCGTTCTAG
- a CDS encoding SAV2148 family HEPN domain-containing protein, translating into MSSGGLELPPGDSDQEGGTAEVPPGAVSLARPMEIGAELDWGSEDWGEVRTRAQRAGRAYIWLNLVEQRLRAVVSAVLRPVYEPVHGDDWVVAAAGPAGQEWVQRAVAVREVSRRKGYLLDPADDNVVSFLTLPQLRELMVQHWPCFEPYFEDRRVVELALDELEVTRNVVSRNRALSAAVLAQAERAASRLLEILGTGSDVPSARRLPVDAVEELVGDRYGDVVGVHADRVRLLRNFPAEDIFGGARRLDAIGIGLNLLTQNFSGRRLVRLAESGCRVRLIFLNPASSSVKRRERELGMKRGELSRAVEANILHMRRVRSRLRDPGAFEIHVFDETPRFTAYLVDGDGADGIAVVQSYLRRTRGMEAPVLVLRGGGRLVRHAEPGKEDEVGLFDTYREEFELAWGDSRPVS; encoded by the coding sequence GTGAGCTCGGGAGGGCTGGAACTTCCACCTGGTGACAGCGACCAGGAGGGAGGGACGGCGGAGGTCCCACCCGGAGCGGTGTCCTTGGCGCGGCCCATGGAGATCGGTGCTGAACTGGACTGGGGGTCGGAGGACTGGGGCGAGGTACGTACCAGAGCCCAGCGCGCGGGGCGCGCGTACATCTGGCTGAACCTCGTCGAACAGCGGCTGCGCGCCGTGGTCTCGGCGGTGCTGCGCCCGGTGTACGAACCGGTGCACGGCGACGACTGGGTGGTGGCCGCGGCGGGTCCGGCGGGCCAGGAGTGGGTCCAGCGCGCGGTCGCGGTGCGCGAGGTCTCGCGGCGCAAGGGCTATCTGCTCGATCCGGCCGACGACAATGTGGTCAGCTTCCTGACGCTTCCGCAGCTGCGGGAGCTGATGGTGCAGCACTGGCCCTGCTTCGAGCCGTACTTCGAGGACCGCCGGGTGGTGGAACTCGCGCTCGACGAGCTGGAGGTCACCCGCAACGTCGTCTCCCGCAACCGGGCCCTGTCCGCCGCCGTGCTCGCCCAGGCCGAACGCGCCGCGTCCCGGCTCCTGGAGATACTCGGCACCGGCTCCGACGTGCCCTCGGCGCGCCGTCTGCCGGTCGACGCGGTGGAGGAACTGGTCGGCGACCGCTACGGCGACGTCGTCGGGGTGCACGCGGACCGGGTGCGGCTGTTGCGCAACTTCCCCGCCGAGGACATCTTCGGCGGCGCCCGGCGGCTGGACGCGATCGGTATCGGCCTGAACCTGCTGACGCAGAACTTCTCCGGGCGGCGCCTGGTGCGCCTCGCGGAGTCCGGCTGCCGGGTCAGGCTGATCTTCCTCAACCCGGCGAGCAGCTCCGTCAAACGCCGGGAGCGCGAACTGGGCATGAAGCGCGGCGAGTTGAGCCGAGCCGTGGAGGCCAACATCCTGCACATGCGCCGGGTGCGCTCACGTCTGCGCGACCCCGGGGCCTTCGAGATACACGTCTTCGACGAGACGCCGCGCTTCACCGCCTATCTGGTGGACGGGGACGGCGCGGACGGCATCGCGGTGGTCCAGTCGTATCTGCGGCGCACGCGCGGCATGGAGGCGCCGGTGCTCGTGCTGCGCGGCGGTGGACGTCTGGTGCGCCATGCCGAACCGGGCAAGGAGGACGAGGTCGGCCTCTTCGACACCTATCGCGAGGAGTTCGAACTGGCGTGGGGGGACTCGCGGCCGGTCTCCTGA
- a CDS encoding GNAT family N-acetyltransferase, translating into MNDLRFRLADDADLAAVVRLRDDAARWMLAHGVTGQWQPGELGEDHFRRIMKSGEVWLAEAADHVVGAWELWWEDEDAWGPQPPTAGYVHRLMVDRAHVPLGTGRRLLRVAERRVAEAGRSLVRLDCLDTNARLSAYYLDAGYRVVGRKEGKPQPGGTPKSFTLLEKSVRDESPGAGL; encoded by the coding sequence GTGAACGATCTACGCTTCCGTCTCGCCGACGACGCGGATCTTGCCGCCGTCGTGCGTCTGCGCGACGATGCGGCCCGCTGGATGCTCGCCCACGGCGTCACTGGTCAGTGGCAGCCCGGTGAGCTGGGCGAGGACCACTTCCGTCGGATCATGAAGAGCGGAGAGGTGTGGCTCGCGGAGGCTGCCGATCATGTGGTCGGGGCCTGGGAGCTCTGGTGGGAGGACGAGGACGCCTGGGGGCCGCAGCCGCCGACGGCGGGCTATGTGCACCGGCTGATGGTGGACCGCGCACACGTCCCGCTCGGGACAGGGCGCCGACTTCTGCGAGTCGCGGAGCGACGCGTGGCCGAGGCGGGCCGCTCGTTGGTTCGTCTGGACTGCCTGGACACCAACGCGCGCCTGAGTGCGTACTACCTCGACGCCGGCTATCGAGTTGTGGGACGCAAGGAAGGCAAGCCGCAGCCGGGCGGTACGCCCAAGTCGTTCACGCTCCTCGAAAAGTCCGTACGGGACGAGTCGCCGGGGGCAGGCCTTTGA
- a CDS encoding carbohydrate ABC transporter permease, with protein sequence MIPATAAERSVPEKRPRARGARGRGPRGRGGGDFGAWFLVLPALLPILVLSVGPIVYGISLAFTDAQSGRTEATEWIGLLNFQDLMRDTLFWESFRIGLVWAVAVTVPQFLLALGLALLLNEELRLRWLARALAIVPWAMPEIVVGIMWRLIYQPDAGILNETLRDLHLGNGHDWLTGLGTALPAVVVVGIWAGMPQTTVALLAGLQNTPRELHEAAAVDGAGAWRRFRTVTWPALRPVALAITALNFIWNFNSFALVYVLTSGGPGGRTRLPMLFAYEEAFRYGQYGYAAAMGCAMVAVISVLLALHLVVRLRGGQERGGEAR encoded by the coding sequence GTGATCCCAGCGACCGCCGCCGAGCGGTCAGTACCCGAGAAACGGCCACGCGCGAGAGGCGCCCGGGGGCGAGGCCCCCGAGGGCGAGGGGGCGGCGACTTCGGGGCCTGGTTCCTGGTCCTCCCCGCGCTGCTGCCGATCCTGGTGCTGAGCGTCGGCCCGATCGTCTACGGGATCAGCCTGGCCTTCACCGACGCACAGTCCGGACGGACCGAGGCCACCGAGTGGATCGGGCTGCTGAACTTCCAGGACCTGATGCGGGACACCCTGTTCTGGGAGTCGTTCCGGATCGGGCTGGTGTGGGCGGTGGCGGTGACGGTGCCGCAGTTCCTGCTCGCGCTGGGGCTCGCGCTGCTGCTCAACGAGGAACTGCGGTTGCGCTGGCTGGCCAGGGCGTTGGCCATCGTTCCGTGGGCGATGCCGGAGATCGTGGTCGGCATCATGTGGCGCCTGATCTACCAGCCGGACGCGGGCATCCTCAACGAGACCCTGCGCGACCTGCACCTCGGCAACGGCCACGACTGGCTGACCGGACTGGGCACCGCGCTGCCCGCCGTTGTCGTGGTGGGCATCTGGGCGGGCATGCCGCAGACCACGGTCGCCCTGCTCGCCGGACTCCAGAACACCCCGCGCGAACTCCACGAGGCGGCGGCCGTGGACGGGGCCGGGGCCTGGCGCCGCTTCCGCACCGTCACCTGGCCCGCGCTCAGACCCGTGGCCCTCGCGATCACCGCGCTCAACTTCATCTGGAACTTCAACTCCTTCGCCCTGGTCTACGTACTGACCAGCGGCGGCCCGGGCGGACGGACCCGGCTGCCCATGCTCTTCGCCTACGAAGAGGCCTTCCGCTACGGCCAGTACGGCTACGCGGCGGCGATGGGCTGTGCGATGGTCGCCGTGATATCGGTGCTCCTCGCCCTGCATCTGGTCGTACGGCTGCGAGGCGGCCAGGAGCGAGGAGGCGAGGCGCGATGA
- a CDS encoding signal peptidase I gives MNDDMYVGNAGDDTALDRGWLLGHFKEVGDPRHSEDVEIKWGVHPAGDERRQWVEGEKRTALLVLISGRFRVELPGRSVLLKEQGDYVVWGRGVDHSWFAEEKSVVLTVRWPSVPGYAVPEEQAPTRGRD, from the coding sequence GTGAATGACGACATGTACGTAGGCAACGCGGGCGATGACACCGCCCTGGACCGAGGATGGCTCCTCGGCCACTTCAAGGAGGTGGGCGATCCTCGGCACAGCGAGGATGTGGAGATCAAGTGGGGCGTCCACCCCGCGGGCGACGAGCGGCGGCAGTGGGTCGAAGGCGAGAAGCGCACAGCGCTTCTGGTGCTCATCAGCGGCCGTTTCCGCGTGGAACTCCCCGGTCGCAGTGTCCTGTTGAAGGAACAGGGCGACTATGTCGTGTGGGGTCGCGGGGTCGACCACTCCTGGTTCGCGGAGGAGAAGTCGGTGGTGCTGACGGTCCGTTGGCCGTCTGTACCCGGTTACGCCGTACCGGAAGAGCAGGCCCCAACGCGCGGGCGGGACTGA
- a CDS encoding exonuclease domain-containing protein has protein sequence MAWHRELVYGFDLETTGTDPQQARIVTGAVVELRAGQTLGSREWLADPGIPIPAEAAAVHGITDELAAQGSPSDQVADAIAEVLTGAWRAGIPVVAYNATFDLTLLSAELRRHALPSLSERLGHDPAPVVDPYTIDRFVDRYRRGKRNLEAVCAEYGIALKSAHTAGADALAAARLACAVAERHPKIAGLTPAELHRQQIIWHAELAENFQRFLRRQGETDAFVDPVWPLREVAGETETV, from the coding sequence ATGGCCTGGCACCGCGAGCTCGTCTACGGCTTCGATCTGGAGACCACGGGCACCGATCCGCAGCAGGCACGCATCGTCACGGGAGCCGTGGTCGAGCTGAGGGCCGGACAGACGCTGGGCAGCCGTGAGTGGCTGGCCGACCCCGGCATACCGATACCCGCCGAGGCGGCTGCCGTGCACGGCATCACCGATGAACTCGCGGCCCAGGGAAGCCCGTCCGACCAAGTCGCCGACGCCATCGCGGAGGTCCTGACCGGTGCCTGGCGCGCGGGCATCCCGGTCGTCGCCTACAACGCCACCTTCGATCTCACCCTGCTCTCCGCCGAGTTGCGGCGCCACGCCCTGCCCTCGCTGAGCGAACGGCTCGGCCACGACCCGGCGCCGGTCGTGGACCCGTACACCATCGACCGTTTCGTGGACCGCTACCGCCGCGGCAAACGCAACCTCGAAGCCGTCTGCGCGGAGTACGGCATCGCCCTGAAGTCCGCCCACACCGCCGGTGCGGACGCGCTCGCCGCCGCCCGTCTCGCCTGCGCGGTCGCGGAACGGCACCCGAAGATCGCCGGTCTCACGCCCGCCGAGCTGCACCGGCAGCAGATCATCTGGCACGCCGAACTGGCCGAGAACTTCCAGAGATTCCTGCGGAGACAGGGGGAGACGGACGCGTTCGTGGATCCGGTGTGGCCCTTGCGGGAAGTGGCGGGCGAGACCGAAACGGTCTGA
- the glgX gene encoding glycogen debranching protein GlgX, whose translation MQVWPGQAYPLGATYDGAGTNFAVFSEPARRVELCLVHDDGSETAVELREKDAFVRHAYLPGVMPGQRYGFRVHGPYEPARGHLCNSSKLLLDPYARAVSGGIDWGEEVYGYRFAAPDRPSDLDSARHTMTSVVINPSFDWGDDRPPRTDYHRTVLYEAHVKGLTMRHPALPKEIRGTYAALAHPAILEHLTELGVTAIELMPVHQFVDDHRLVEQGLNNYWGYNTIGFFAPHNAYASWGDRGQQVVEFKSAVRALHQAGIEVVLDVVYNHTAEGNHLGPTLSFKGLDNASYYRLAEDRRYYTDTTGTGNSLLMRSPHVLQMIMDSLRYWVTEMHVDGFRFDLAATLARQFHEVDRLSSFFDLVQQDPVVSQVKLIAEPWDVGEGGYQVGNFPPLWTEWNGKYRDTVRDLWRGEPRTLAEFASRLTGSSDLYQDDGRRPLASINFVTCHDGFTLHDLVAYNDKHNEANGEDNRDGESHNRSWNCGAEGATEDKEILALRERQMRNFIATLLLSQGVPMISHGDEFARTQRGNNNAYCQDNELAWLDWPEDREERLRFLRAMVWLRRDHPVFRRRRFFHGRPVEGTHDELSDIVWFTPEGEEMTQRDWSEAKASALTVFLNGAAISEPGPRGESVTDDSFLLMFNASPQPLDFLVPTGHGKEWRIVVDTARRDPVPPGPAPAVHAGDRLPLIDRSLTVLRRPSA comes from the coding sequence ATGCAGGTATGGCCTGGTCAGGCTTATCCCCTCGGTGCCACCTACGACGGCGCCGGTACCAACTTCGCGGTCTTCTCCGAGCCCGCCCGCCGCGTCGAACTGTGCCTGGTGCACGACGACGGCTCGGAGACGGCCGTGGAGTTGCGGGAGAAGGACGCCTTCGTACGGCATGCCTACCTGCCCGGGGTGATGCCGGGCCAGCGGTACGGATTCCGGGTGCACGGCCCCTACGAGCCCGCGCGCGGACATCTGTGCAACTCCTCCAAGCTGCTGCTCGACCCCTACGCCCGGGCGGTCAGCGGCGGCATCGACTGGGGTGAGGAGGTCTACGGCTACCGGTTCGCCGCCCCGGACCGGCCCAGCGACCTCGACTCGGCCCGGCACACGATGACCTCGGTCGTGATCAATCCGTCCTTCGACTGGGGCGACGACCGCCCGCCGCGCACCGACTACCACCGCACCGTCCTGTACGAGGCCCACGTCAAGGGCCTGACCATGCGGCACCCGGCGCTGCCCAAGGAGATCCGCGGCACCTACGCCGCCCTCGCGCACCCGGCGATCCTGGAGCACCTCACCGAACTCGGCGTCACCGCCATCGAGTTGATGCCGGTCCACCAGTTCGTCGACGATCACCGTCTGGTGGAGCAGGGCCTGAACAACTACTGGGGCTACAACACCATCGGCTTCTTCGCCCCGCACAACGCGTACGCGTCCTGGGGCGACCGGGGCCAGCAGGTGGTGGAGTTCAAGTCCGCGGTCCGCGCCCTGCACCAGGCGGGCATCGAGGTCGTCCTCGACGTGGTCTACAACCACACCGCCGAGGGCAACCACCTCGGCCCGACCCTGTCTTTCAAGGGCCTCGACAATGCCTCGTACTACCGCCTCGCCGAGGACCGGCGCTACTACACGGACACCACCGGCACCGGCAACTCCCTGCTGATGCGCTCGCCGCACGTCCTTCAGATGATCATGGACTCGCTGCGGTACTGGGTCACCGAGATGCACGTCGACGGCTTCCGCTTCGATCTGGCGGCCACGCTGGCGCGGCAGTTCCACGAGGTGGACCGGCTCTCGTCGTTCTTCGACCTGGTGCAGCAGGACCCCGTGGTCTCCCAGGTGAAGCTGATCGCCGAACCCTGGGACGTCGGCGAGGGCGGCTACCAGGTCGGCAACTTCCCGCCGCTGTGGACCGAGTGGAACGGCAAGTACCGCGACACGGTGCGCGACCTGTGGCGCGGCGAGCCCCGCACGCTCGCCGAGTTCGCGTCCCGGCTCACCGGCTCCTCCGACCTGTACCAGGACGACGGCCGCCGTCCGCTGGCCTCGATCAACTTCGTCACCTGCCACGACGGCTTCACGCTGCACGACCTGGTCGCGTACAACGACAAGCACAACGAGGCCAACGGCGAGGACAACCGGGACGGCGAGAGCCACAACCGGTCCTGGAACTGCGGAGCGGAGGGGGCCACCGAGGACAAGGAGATCCTGGCCCTGCGCGAGCGGCAGATGCGCAACTTCATCGCCACCCTGCTGCTCTCCCAGGGGGTGCCGATGATCTCCCACGGCGACGAGTTCGCCCGCACCCAGCGCGGCAACAACAACGCCTACTGCCAGGACAACGAACTCGCCTGGCTGGACTGGCCCGAGGACCGCGAGGAACGGCTGCGGTTCCTGCGGGCGATGGTGTGGCTGCGCCGGGACCACCCGGTCTTCCGCCGACGCCGCTTCTTCCACGGCCGACCGGTCGAGGGCACCCACGACGAGCTGTCCGACATCGTCTGGTTCACCCCCGAGGGCGAGGAGATGACACAGCGGGACTGGAGCGAGGCGAAGGCGAGCGCCCTCACCGTCTTCCTCAACGGCGCCGCCATCTCGGAACCGGGCCCGCGCGGCGAAAGCGTCACCGACGACTCCTTCCTGCTGATGTTCAACGCCTCCCCGCAGCCCCTGGACTTCCTGGTCCCGACCGGCCACGGCAAGGAGTGGCGGATCGTGGTGGACACCGCCCGCCGCGACCCGGTGCCGCCCGGCCCGGCCCCGGCCGTGCACGCCGGTGACCGGTTGCCCCTGATCGACCGGAGTCTGACGGTGTTGCGGCGTCCGTCGGCGTGA